A single region of the Sphaeramia orbicularis chromosome 6, fSphaOr1.1, whole genome shotgun sequence genome encodes:
- the bet1l gene encoding BET1-like protein produces MGDWNRGHSSVEDMLDSENKRMAENLASKVSRLKSLAYDIDREVDDQNDYLDGMDSNFLSATGLLTGSVKRFSTMVRSGRDNRRLLCYVSVGLVLVFFLLYFLVSRIQR; encoded by the exons ATGGGGGACTGGAACCGAG GTCACAGTTCTGTGGAGGACATGTTGGATTCTGAAAACAAACGAATGGCTGAAAATCTGGCATCCAAAGTGTCCAGACTGAAATCC TTGGCATATGACATTGACAGAGAAGTAGATGATCAGAATGACTATCTGGACGGCATG GACTCAAACTTCCTGAGTGCAACAGGCCTACTGACCGGCAGTGTCAAGCGCTTCTCCACTATGGTTCGGTCTGGTAGAGACAACCGCCGCCTCCTTTGCTATGTCTCCGTTGGCTTGGTTCTTGTCTTCTTCTTGCTCTACTTCCTGGTCTCCCGGATCCAGCGCTGA